The following are encoded in a window of Flavobacterium psychrotrophum genomic DNA:
- a CDS encoding phosphatase PAP2 family protein has protein sequence MKYVYNEAFTIILVLFLTFGILLPSKLFAQNDSILLNPEVRTASVRTDTTFGRRLSYDLKNIFGGVVYTYAAPLHWKKENLPAIGAFVAGTTALLFMDEGAAPYFKKQGDGIPIGFHHAGWYMGKPQYNYSVTAGIYLTGLITKSEKLRHAGVLIISSATAGGLIQTVSKSIAGRARPNADYGNMHFKPFASEAKYHSFPSGHTILSTTAIYAISKQFSNPWAKAGILSVGLLTPVSRLWDSAHWISDVGLGIGISVLTVEAVDHFLKKNEKYELEKIKDPKRHRISWNFRAGYNQAGIVGVF, from the coding sequence ATGAAATACGTTTACAATGAAGCTTTTACAATTATACTGGTATTGTTTCTTACCTTCGGCATTTTACTGCCTTCTAAATTGTTTGCTCAAAATGACAGTATACTGCTTAATCCGGAGGTAAGAACAGCAAGTGTACGTACAGATACTACATTTGGGCGCAGGCTTAGCTACGACCTTAAAAATATTTTTGGAGGCGTGGTTTATACTTATGCCGCACCTTTGCACTGGAAAAAAGAAAATCTGCCTGCTATAGGAGCTTTTGTTGCAGGTACAACAGCATTATTGTTTATGGATGAAGGTGCTGCGCCATATTTTAAAAAACAGGGAGATGGCATACCTATAGGTTTTCATCATGCCGGCTGGTATATGGGCAAGCCTCAATATAACTATTCGGTTACTGCGGGTATTTATCTGACAGGCCTTATTACAAAAAGTGAGAAACTAAGGCATGCCGGTGTGCTCATAATATCGTCGGCTACGGCAGGAGGGCTTATACAAACAGTATCAAAATCAATAGCAGGCAGGGCAAGGCCTAATGCGGATTATGGTAATATGCATTTTAAGCCATTTGCCAGTGAAGCCAAATATCACTCATTCCCCTCAGGTCATACCATTTTATCTACAACAGCAATTTACGCTATTTCAAAACAGTTTAGCAATCCCTGGGCTAAGGCAGGTATCTTGTCTGTCGGGTTGCTTACACCTGTATCACGCCTGTGGGACAGTGCCCACTGGATTAGCGATGTAGGATTAGGTATAGGCATTAGCGTATTAACTGTAGAGGCAGTAGATCATTTTTTAAAGAAAAACGAAAAATACGAATTGGAGAAAATAAAAGACCCTAAGCGCCATAGGATAAGCTGGAACTTTAGGGCAGGATATAACCAGGCCGGTATTGTAGGCGTATTTTAA
- a CDS encoding pirin family protein, with amino-acid sequence MENTVLHKAGTRGHANHGWLDSHHTFSFANYNNPDRMHFGVLRVLNDDRVDAGKGFGTHPHDNMEIISIPLEGDLEHKDSMGNTAVIKRGDIQVMSAGTGIQHSEYNRNADRLTKFLQIWVFPNKRNVTPRYDQITLKEADRQNKLQQILSPNADDAGVWIHQDAWFNLGTFDKDFTTTYNINQKGNGVYVFVIKGDVTVGGIALNERDGLGVWDVDTFSLQANSQDAEVLLMEVPMTL; translated from the coding sequence CTGGAAAATACCGTGCTGCATAAAGCCGGAACCCGTGGACATGCTAACCATGGCTGGTTAGACAGCCATCACACCTTTAGCTTTGCTAACTATAATAATCCTGATCGCATGCACTTTGGCGTACTGCGTGTGCTTAACGACGACCGTGTAGATGCCGGCAAAGGCTTTGGCACACACCCGCACGATAACATGGAAATCATCTCTATTCCGCTGGAAGGAGATTTAGAACATAAAGACAGTATGGGCAATACCGCCGTTATTAAAAGGGGCGATATACAGGTAATGAGCGCCGGTACGGGCATACAACATAGCGAATATAACCGCAATGCGGACAGGCTCACCAAGTTCCTGCAAATATGGGTATTCCCTAATAAACGTAACGTTACCCCACGCTACGACCAGATAACACTTAAAGAGGCCGACAGGCAAAATAAGCTACAACAAATACTTTCGCCCAATGCTGATGATGCAGGCGTATGGATACATCAGGATGCGTGGTTTAATCTGGGTACGTTTGATAAAGATTTTACAACCACGTATAATATTAACCAAAAAGGAAACGGCGTATACGTCTTTGTAATAAAAGGTGATGTAACTGTAGGCGGAATTGCGTTAAACGAACGCGATGGACTGGGTGTATGGGATGTAGACACTTTTAGCCTGCAGGCAAATTCTCAGGATGCCGAGGTGTTACTGATGGAAGTACCCATGACCTTATAA
- a CDS encoding DUF4197 domain-containing protein: MRRLILPLFSACILLSGCAELQQAATNFPQSGILTNADIAAGLKEALDKGIDKEVTKLTATDGFYKNELVKILLPPELQKVDKGLRNIGLGSLADEGLKMMNRAAEDAVKEATPIFVSAVKNMTFTDARNILLGNNTSATTYLQSTTTTQLYAKFNPVIKSSFNKVGADAVWSNIITKYNTIPLVTKVNPDLTDYVTNKALEGVYRMIAVEEKEIRTNLSERTSSLLQRVFALQDKKS, translated from the coding sequence ATGAGAAGACTCATTTTACCCCTATTCTCTGCCTGCATATTACTTTCGGGCTGTGCTGAACTGCAACAAGCTGCCACTAACTTTCCACAAAGTGGCATACTTACTAATGCTGACATTGCTGCCGGCCTTAAGGAAGCTCTTGATAAAGGTATTGATAAGGAAGTTACCAAACTTACCGCCACCGATGGTTTCTATAAAAATGAGCTGGTTAAGATATTACTCCCGCCCGAACTCCAAAAGGTAGACAAAGGCCTTCGCAATATTGGCCTGGGCAGCCTTGCCGACGAGGGGCTTAAAATGATGAATCGTGCCGCCGAAGATGCCGTTAAAGAAGCTACTCCTATTTTTGTAAGTGCTGTTAAGAACATGACCTTTACAGATGCGCGCAACATACTACTTGGTAATAATACCTCAGCTACCACCTATCTGCAAAGTACCACTACTACACAATTGTATGCTAAGTTTAACCCGGTTATAAAATCGTCGTTTAATAAAGTAGGTGCAGATGCCGTATGGAGCAACATTATTACTAAGTACAACACTATACCACTCGTTACAAAAGTGAACCCAGACCTTACTGATTATGTTACAAACAAAGCGTTGGAAGGGGTTTATAGAATGATAGCCGTAGAAGAAAAAGAAATACGCACTAACCTTTCTGAACGTACAAGCAGCCTGCTTCAAAGGGTATTTGCTTTACAGGATAAGAAAAGCTAA
- a CDS encoding DUF4197 domain-containing protein: protein MKKVLLTALAISAVSFTSQAQLKGLVSKAKDKVTAATGKSTLSNTDIASALKEALNKGVTEQVTKLTAEDGFYKNEAVKILLPQELQKVDKKLRQIGMGKLADEGIKVLNRAAEDAVKGATPIFVNAITSMSFTDAKNILMGADNSATAYLEKTTTTPLYGKFSPVVKTSLSNVGADTVWEKIITKYNGLPLVTKVNPDLTDYTTNKALEGVFKMIAVEEKSIRTDLASRTSDLLKKVFALQD from the coding sequence ATGAAAAAAGTACTCTTAACAGCACTGGCCATTAGTGCTGTTTCTTTCACTTCGCAGGCACAACTAAAAGGGCTTGTAAGTAAAGCAAAAGATAAAGTAACCGCTGCTACCGGTAAATCAACACTTAGTAATACTGACATAGCATCGGCACTTAAAGAAGCCCTTAATAAAGGGGTGACCGAACAGGTTACAAAACTTACTGCTGAAGATGGCTTTTATAAAAATGAAGCTGTAAAAATATTGCTGCCGCAAGAACTGCAAAAAGTTGATAAAAAACTGCGCCAGATAGGCATGGGCAAACTTGCAGATGAGGGTATTAAAGTACTGAACCGTGCTGCCGAAGATGCCGTTAAAGGGGCTACACCCATTTTTGTGAACGCCATTACATCTATGTCGTTTACAGATGCCAAAAATATACTTATGGGCGCTGATAACTCTGCGACAGCTTATCTTGAAAAGACAACTACAACACCTCTTTATGGAAAGTTTAGCCCCGTAGTAAAAACATCGCTAAGCAACGTGGGGGCCGATACCGTTTGGGAAAAGATCATAACAAAATATAATGGCCTGCCACTGGTAACAAAAGTTAACCCGGACCTTACAGATTATACTACAAATAAAGCTTTAGAAGGTGTATTTAAAATGATAGCGGTTGAGGAGAAAAGCATCCGTACAGATCTTGCCTCAAGAACATCAGACCTGCTGAAGAAAGTTTTTGCGCTACAGGACTAA
- a CDS encoding catalase, whose translation MEQQKLTTASGRPYAEHENSQTVGPRGPILLQDYILHEKMAHFNRERIPERVVHAKGSAAFGTFTVTHDITKYTKAKIFSEMGKQTGMLLRFSTVGGEKGSADTERDPRGFALKFYTEDGNWDLVGNNTPVFFIKDPKKFSDFIHTQKRDPQTNLKSPTMMWDFWSLSPESLHQVLILMSDRGTPYGYRHMHGFGSHTFSFINAQNERFYVKFHFITSQGIKNFTDAEAAEMKSKDLDFAQRDLFENIDNGNFPKWEMKIQVMPEAESKTYHINPFDLTKVWTHADYPLIDVGTFELNRNPDNYFAEVEQAAFAPAHIVDGIGYSPDKMLQGRLLSYPDAHRYRLGANYEQLPVNRCPFAVNNYQRDGQMRVDGNGGSKPNYYPNSFDTIVEDQSYKEPAWELESLTANWYDRNAEGENDHYTQPGNLFRLMDAEAKKNTISNIVGAMSGIAGPKREEIINRQLCHWFRADISLGLGVAQGLQINIDPAMMAKH comes from the coding sequence ATGGAACAGCAAAAACTAACTACAGCATCAGGCCGCCCTTATGCAGAACATGAAAACTCTCAAACTGTAGGTCCCCGTGGCCCAATATTGTTGCAGGATTATATCCTGCACGAAAAAATGGCACACTTTAACCGCGAGCGCATACCAGAAAGGGTAGTGCATGCAAAGGGCTCTGCGGCTTTTGGGACTTTTACCGTAACGCACGACATTACAAAATATACAAAAGCAAAAATATTTAGCGAGATGGGGAAACAAACCGGAATGCTGTTACGCTTTAGTACTGTAGGTGGCGAAAAAGGTTCTGCCGATACCGAACGTGACCCTCGTGGTTTTGCCTTAAAGTTTTATACCGAAGATGGTAACTGGGACCTGGTGGGTAACAATACACCGGTGTTCTTTATAAAAGATCCTAAAAAATTCAGTGATTTTATACATACGCAAAAGCGTGATCCGCAGACTAACCTGAAGTCGCCTACCATGATGTGGGACTTTTGGTCGCTAAGCCCTGAAAGCCTGCACCAGGTACTGATATTAATGAGCGACAGGGGTACACCATACGGATACCGCCATATGCACGGTTTTGGCAGCCACACGTTTAGTTTTATTAATGCACAGAATGAGAGGTTTTATGTGAAATTCCATTTCATTACATCGCAGGGCATCAAAAATTTTACCGATGCCGAAGCTGCTGAGATGAAAAGTAAAGATCTTGATTTTGCGCAGCGCGACCTTTTTGAAAATATAGATAATGGTAACTTCCCTAAATGGGAAATGAAGATACAGGTAATGCCTGAAGCAGAATCTAAAACATATCACATTAACCCGTTTGACCTTACTAAGGTTTGGACACATGCAGATTATCCGCTTATTGATGTGGGGACTTTTGAGCTGAACCGTAACCCGGATAATTATTTTGCCGAGGTAGAACAGGCTGCCTTTGCACCTGCGCATATTGTAGACGGTATAGGCTATAGCCCCGACAAGATGCTACAGGGCAGGTTACTGAGCTATCCTGATGCGCACCGCTACCGCCTTGGTGCAAACTATGAGCAGCTCCCGGTAAACCGTTGCCCGTTTGCTGTAAATAATTACCAGCGCGACGGACAAATGCGTGTAGATGGTAATGGTGGCAGCAAGCCGAATTATTACCCTAACAGTTTTGATACTATTGTAGAAGATCAAAGTTATAAAGAGCCTGCATGGGAACTGGAAAGCCTTACAGCAAACTGGTACGACCGAAATGCTGAAGGAGAGAATGACCACTATACACAGCCGGGCAACCTTTTCCGACTGATGGATGCAGAGGCTAAAAAGAATACGATAAGCAATATTGTAGGTGCTATGAGCGGCATTGCCGGCCCTAAGCGCGAAGAAATTATAAACCGTCAGTTGTGCCACTGGTTTAGGGCAGATATAAGCCTTGGCCTTGGTGTAGCACAGGGGCTGCAAATAAACATAGATCCTGCCATGATGGCAAAACACTAA
- a CDS encoding ABC transporter substrate-binding protein, with amino-acid sequence MKTYVDQLGNSITLEKLPMRIVSLVPSLTELLFDLGLEDRLVGITKFCVHPYHIKSTKTITGGTKKVNAEKVAGLQPDIIIANKEENTPEIVAAMQAIAPVYVTDINSIADTLHMIAEFGKIFSVRTSARQWNDKISFGLQDFETYIKDKPWERCAYFIWKDPYMVAGNGTFINEMLKLNRFKNIYEEREGRYPEVIVQKMRIQGDPHIVFLPSEPYPFKDEDAFELGRHTHHAKTIFVDGEMFSWYGSRIVKAFAYFKQLQERAQEPV; translated from the coding sequence ATGAAAACATACGTTGACCAGTTGGGTAATTCCATCACTTTAGAAAAACTACCGATGCGCATTGTATCGCTGGTGCCATCACTTACGGAATTGCTTTTTGACCTGGGCCTTGAAGACCGTTTGGTGGGCATAACCAAATTTTGCGTACACCCGTATCATATAAAGTCGACCAAAACGATAACAGGGGGCACAAAAAAGGTAAATGCCGAAAAAGTAGCCGGGTTACAGCCCGATATTATTATTGCCAATAAAGAAGAGAATACACCCGAAATTGTAGCTGCCATGCAGGCCATAGCGCCGGTTTATGTAACGGACATTAATAGTATTGCCGATACGCTGCATATGATAGCCGAATTTGGTAAGATATTTAGTGTACGTACGTCTGCACGCCAATGGAATGATAAAATAAGTTTTGGGCTTCAGGATTTTGAAACGTATATAAAAGATAAACCCTGGGAGCGTTGTGCCTATTTTATCTGGAAAGATCCGTATATGGTGGCCGGTAACGGTACATTTATAAACGAAATGCTTAAGCTAAACCGCTTTAAAAATATTTATGAAGAGCGCGAAGGGCGTTACCCTGAAGTTATTGTGCAAAAAATGCGCATACAGGGCGATCCGCATATTGTCTTTCTGCCTTCAGAGCCTTACCCATTTAAAGATGAAGATGCTTTTGAGTTGGGCAGGCATACCCACCATGCCAAAACTATTTTTGTAGATGGCGAAATGTTTAGCTGGTATGGCAGCCGTATTGTAAAAGCATTTGCTTATTTTAAACAATTGCAGGAACGCGCACAGGAGCCTGTGTAA
- a CDS encoding thioredoxin family protein, which yields MKKSFIALCLLTYAVGFSQEWYTEFDVAKRKAAASGKQILLVFNGPEWCGNCTKLDDLVWDSPEFKAEAEKRWVLLRADFKQKKGMPEPFNVNDEKIILAEKYNRDGFFPFVVLLDPTGRKLGKTGYENLATANDYVAQYVSMGR from the coding sequence ATGAAAAAGTCATTTATTGCCCTGTGCCTGCTGACTTATGCCGTAGGATTCAGCCAGGAATGGTATACCGAATTTGATGTCGCTAAACGAAAAGCTGCTGCATCGGGCAAGCAGATACTACTCGTTTTTAACGGGCCGGAATGGTGTGGCAACTGCACAAAACTTGATGACCTTGTTTGGGACAGCCCCGAGTTTAAGGCTGAAGCCGAAAAACGCTGGGTACTGCTACGCGCTGACTTTAAACAAAAGAAAGGCATGCCCGAACCTTTTAATGTAAACGACGAAAAAATTATCCTTGCAGAAAAGTACAACCGCGATGGTTTTTTCCCGTTTGTGGTACTGCTCGACCCTACCGGCCGCAAGCTAGGCAAGACCGGCTATGAAAACCTTGCAACGGCTAATGATTATGTAGCACAGTACGTAAGTATGGGGAGGTAA
- the tsaD gene encoding tRNA (adenosine(37)-N6)-threonylcarbamoyltransferase complex transferase subunit TsaD: protein MAEKPTYILAIESSCDDTAAAVLINDKVLSNVVARQDVHEQYGGVVPELASRAHQQNIVPVVDVALAKAGIQKSQLCAVAFTQGPGLMGSLLVGSSFAKSLALALNVPLIAVNHMQAHILAHFIDEEGFDKPSFPFLAMTISGGHTQIIRVDSYFEMTVIGETTDDAVGEAFDKSAKILGLPYPGGPLVDKYAQTGNPKAYPFTKPQVPGLNFSFSGLKTQILYFVQKQVAANPDFIKNNIEDVCASIQHTIINILMDKLKMAVKETGIKQVAIGGGVSANSGIRNALKEAEKKYGWKTFVPKFEYTTDNAAMIGIVGYRKYLEEQFNDASVTSKARIEL from the coding sequence ATGGCTGAAAAGCCCACATACATACTGGCAATAGAAAGCTCCTGCGATGATACCGCGGCAGCTGTATTAATAAACGATAAAGTGCTTAGCAATGTTGTGGCCCGCCAGGACGTGCATGAGCAATATGGTGGTGTAGTACCAGAGCTTGCAAGCCGTGCGCACCAGCAAAATATAGTACCCGTGGTAGATGTGGCGCTTGCCAAGGCAGGCATACAAAAAAGCCAGCTTTGTGCCGTAGCTTTTACACAGGGGCCGGGGCTTATGGGCAGCCTGCTGGTAGGCAGTTCGTTTGCCAAGTCGCTGGCGCTGGCGCTTAATGTACCGCTTATAGCCGTAAACCATATGCAGGCACACATACTGGCACATTTCATTGATGAAGAAGGTTTTGATAAGCCATCATTCCCGTTCCTGGCCATGACCATAAGCGGTGGGCATACACAAATTATTCGTGTAGACAGTTATTTTGAAATGACCGTTATAGGCGAAACTACCGATGATGCCGTGGGCGAAGCCTTTGATAAAAGCGCAAAAATACTGGGGCTGCCTTATCCCGGCGGGCCACTGGTAGACAAATATGCACAAACAGGTAACCCGAAAGCTTACCCTTTTACCAAGCCACAGGTGCCGGGGCTTAACTTTAGCTTTAGCGGCTTAAAGACACAGATATTATATTTTGTTCAAAAACAGGTAGCCGCAAATCCTGATTTTATAAAGAATAACATAGAAGATGTTTGCGCATCCATACAGCATACTATTATAAATATACTTATGGATAAACTGAAGATGGCGGTTAAAGAAACCGGCATTAAGCAGGTTGCTATAGGTGGTGGCGTATCGGCTAACAGCGGTATACGCAATGCCCTTAAAGAAGCTGAGAAAAAATATGGCTGGAAAACTTTTGTACCTAAATTTGAATATACGACTGATAATGCCGCAATGATAGGCATTGTGGGTTATCGTAAATATCTTGAAGAGCAATTTAACGATGCCAGCGTAACCAGCAAAGCCAGAATAGAATTATGA
- a CDS encoding 16S rRNA (uracil(1498)-N(3))-methyltransferase: protein MQLFYNPDITPDATTFTFDKEESRHIVKVLRKKEGDTIHITNGKGYLITCEVIFANEKKCEVKITGQQFHAPMPYRLHLAVAPTKMNDRYEWFLEKAVEIGITEITPLICEHSERVNFKADRFEKILQSAMKQSLQYYMPVLNEPVPFNTLVKEERDGLLFIAHCEETDKKLLKTELKPTEAVTILIGPEGDFNTKEINLALSQNYVPVSLGNTRLRTETAAVVAAHSVAFVNE, encoded by the coding sequence ATGCAATTATTTTACAACCCCGACATAACCCCTGATGCCACTACCTTTACTTTTGATAAGGAAGAAAGCCGACACATAGTTAAAGTATTACGCAAGAAAGAAGGCGATACCATACACATTACCAATGGAAAAGGCTACCTGATTACATGCGAAGTTATTTTTGCCAATGAAAAAAAATGCGAGGTAAAAATTACCGGTCAGCAATTTCATGCACCTATGCCCTACCGCCTGCACCTGGCCGTAGCCCCTACCAAGATGAACGACCGCTATGAGTGGTTTCTTGAAAAAGCTGTAGAAATAGGCATTACAGAAATTACACCGCTTATTTGCGAACATAGCGAACGCGTTAATTTTAAGGCAGACCGCTTTGAAAAGATTTTACAAAGCGCCATGAAACAGTCGTTGCAATACTATATGCCTGTTTTAAACGAGCCTGTGCCGTTTAATACGCTTGTAAAAGAAGAACGTGACGGCTTGCTATTTATAGCGCACTGTGAGGAAACAGACAAAAAACTACTTAAAACAGAGCTTAAACCTACCGAAGCTGTTACCATACTTATAGGCCCTGAAGGAGATTTTAACACTAAAGAAATTAATCTGGCACTGAGCCAAAACTATGTTCCGGTATCTTTGGGTAATACCCGTCTGCGTACTGAAACTGCTGCTGTTGTAGCTGCCCACAGTGTAGCTTTTGTAAATGAGTAA
- a CDS encoding EamA family transporter: MRSKYYLAAITAFAIWGMFSFVLRPLHDYPAPEILFYRIFTCVPFMVLGNVLFRRKAITETKLFVAGLTPTRRRNLGLLLVLSSLMLSANWFFFIYVMNYISVKAASFSYLVCPLLTTVFAFFILKERLTTIQWVSIGISVLSCVLLSLNGSADLFYSLLVAGSYALYLVIQKKFSEVDKFILLSLQILITALMLLPFYIKYSGPLPKDTVFYTYIAIIAVGFTIIPMLLNLFAIKVIASSTQGILMYINPIIGFLLAAFYYKEEIAPIQIVAYSLIAVAIIVFNIGSYFKSRKI; encoded by the coding sequence ATGCGTTCTAAATATTACCTTGCTGCCATAACAGCATTTGCAATTTGGGGGATGTTCAGCTTTGTGCTGCGTCCGTTACATGACTATCCCGCACCCGAAATTTTATTCTACCGCATTTTTACCTGTGTACCGTTTATGGTACTGGGCAATGTATTATTTCGTCGTAAGGCCATAACCGAAACAAAATTATTTGTCGCAGGCCTTACCCCTACACGCCGCCGTAATCTGGGTTTATTATTGGTTTTAAGCTCTTTGATGCTATCGGCAAACTGGTTCTTTTTTATTTATGTAATGAACTACATTAGTGTAAAGGCTGCATCCTTCTCTTATTTGGTATGCCCGCTGCTTACTACAGTATTTGCATTTTTTATTTTAAAAGAGCGGCTTACAACAATACAATGGGTATCAATAGGCATTAGCGTGCTAAGCTGTGTACTATTATCATTAAACGGTAGTGCCGATCTTTTTTACAGCCTGCTCGTAGCCGGAAGCTATGCACTGTACCTTGTAATACAAAAAAAATTCAGCGAGGTAGATAAGTTCATCCTCTTATCGCTACAGATACTTATTACCGCTTTAATGCTACTGCCTTTTTATATAAAATACAGCGGCCCCTTACCGAAAGACACTGTATTTTATACTTACATAGCCATTATAGCCGTAGGTTTTACAATCATCCCTATGCTACTAAATTTGTTTGCTATTAAAGTTATAGCATCGTCTACACAGGGTATATTGATGTATATTAACCCTATTATTGGCTTTTTACTGGCGGCATTTTACTATAAAGAAGAAATAGCCCCTATACAGATTGTAGCTTATTCGCTAATTGCGGTAGCAATTATTGTTTTTAATATAGGAAGCTATTTTAAGAGTCGAAAGATTTAA
- a CDS encoding LytR/AlgR family response regulator transcription factor — MNVIIIEDEKPAARMLQRKLQKLGLDATIMLHSVEESLQWFANNPQPDLIFLDIQLSDGLSFEIFEAMPITSAVIFTTAYDEYALRAFKLNSIDYLLKPIDEDDLESAVNKFKQRLPKPEPVSLDFDQIKRMIAGNTAEKAYKKRFTIKMGQHLKMINVEDAECFYSENKGTYIHTTDNRDYLLESTLEQLETELDPKQFYRVSRKFIVSVTNIKDIVVYTNSRLKVILPTYKEDEVIVSRERVNDFREWLG; from the coding sequence ATGAATGTAATCATTATAGAAGATGAAAAACCCGCAGCGCGTATGCTGCAACGCAAGCTGCAAAAACTGGGGCTTGATGCCACTATAATGTTGCATTCGGTAGAAGAGTCGCTGCAATGGTTTGCCAATAACCCGCAACCCGACCTGATTTTTCTGGATATACAGCTGAGCGATGGGCTTTCGTTTGAAATATTTGAAGCTATGCCCATAACCAGTGCGGTAATTTTTACTACTGCTTATGATGAGTATGCTCTGCGCGCCTTTAAGCTTAACAGTATTGATTATTTACTAAAGCCTATAGATGAAGATGACTTGGAATCAGCTGTGAACAAGTTTAAGCAGCGTTTGCCCAAACCGGAGCCTGTATCGCTGGATTTTGATCAGATAAAGCGTATGATTGCAGGTAATACTGCTGAGAAAGCCTATAAAAAACGCTTTACCATAAAAATGGGGCAGCACCTTAAAATGATAAATGTTGAAGATGCTGAGTGTTTTTACAGCGAGAATAAAGGTACGTACATTCATACAACAGATAACCGTGATTACCTGCTGGAAAGCACCCTGGAGCAACTGGAAACCGAACTCGACCCAAAGCAGTTTTATCGCGTAAGCCGCAAGTTTATAGTATCGGTAACTAATATTAAAGATATTGTGGTATACACTAACAGCCGCCTTAAGGTTATACTGCCTACCTATAAAGAAGACGAGGTTATTGTTAGCCGCGAAAGGGTTAATGATTTTAGGGAATGGCTGGGGTAA
- the pyrF gene encoding orotidine-5'-phosphate decarboxylase, with product MTTEQLYQQILEKKSFLSVGLDVDLTKIPQHLLETEDPIFEFNKAIIDATHDLCVAYKPNMAFFEAYGLKGWNAMEKTIAYINKNYPDIFTIADAKRGDIGNTSAMYAKAFLQDMDFDSITVAPYMGKDSVEPFLALDGKFTILLALTSNEGAFDFQTKDAGGKELYKTVLETSKTWTNSHNLMYVVGATKAEFFTEIRNIIPDSFILVPGVGAQGGSLQDVCKYGMNDKVGLLVNSSRGIIYASKGEDFAEKAREEALKMQQEMEEILVASRLKALKYGL from the coding sequence ATGACTACTGAACAACTGTACCAGCAGATACTCGAAAAGAAATCGTTCCTGAGCGTAGGGCTCGATGTAGACCTTACCAAGATTCCGCAACACCTGCTGGAAACTGAAGATCCTATCTTTGAATTTAACAAAGCAATTATTGATGCTACGCACGATCTTTGTGTGGCCTATAAGCCTAATATGGCTTTCTTTGAGGCATACGGACTAAAGGGTTGGAATGCGATGGAAAAGACCATTGCATATATCAATAAAAATTATCCTGATATTTTTACAATAGCCGATGCTAAACGTGGCGACATAGGTAACACCAGTGCTATGTATGCAAAGGCATTTTTGCAGGATATGGATTTTGATTCTATTACCGTAGCGCCCTATATGGGAAAGGATAGTGTAGAGCCGTTCCTGGCGTTAGACGGCAAGTTTACCATACTGCTGGCGCTTACCAGTAATGAAGGTGCTTTTGATTTTCAGACGAAAGATGCAGGAGGCAAAGAGTTATATAAAACTGTTTTAGAAACCAGTAAAACCTGGACTAACAGCCATAACCTTATGTATGTGGTAGGGGCTACTAAAGCGGAGTTTTTTACTGAAATACGTAACATTATACCTGATAGTTTTATTCTTGTACCCGGTGTAGGTGCGCAGGGAGGCAGCCTTCAGGACGTATGCAAATACGGAATGAATGATAAAGTAGGTTTGCTGGTTAACTCTTCGCGTGGTATTATATATGCTTCTAAAGGAGAAGACTTTGCTGAGAAAGCCCGCGAAGAAGCCCTGAAAATGCAGCAGGAAATGGAAGAGATACTCGTAGCGTCAAGATTAAAAGCGCTTAAATACGGTTTGTAG